The following proteins come from a genomic window of Vibrio vulnificus NBRC 15645 = ATCC 27562:
- the napF gene encoding ferredoxin-type protein NapF yields the protein MVDLSRRRLFSRKKVDDGLIRLPWLADRMQFTDQCTRCGKCVEQCETQIIVKGDGGFPTVDFSIDECTFCYRCAEICPESLFLAKDAQPWQARAIINESCLSYHNVECRSCGEMCEPMAIQFKLEIGKVAQPQINLDECSGCGACVSVCPSSSINVSINE from the coding sequence GTGGTAGACCTTTCAAGAAGACGTTTATTTTCCAGAAAAAAAGTCGATGACGGCTTAATTCGTCTTCCCTGGTTGGCTGATCGCATGCAGTTTACCGATCAATGCACTCGATGCGGTAAATGCGTTGAGCAATGTGAAACTCAAATCATTGTTAAAGGCGACGGAGGCTTTCCTACCGTCGATTTCTCTATTGATGAATGTACGTTTTGTTACCGTTGCGCAGAAATCTGTCCCGAGTCACTTTTTTTAGCGAAAGATGCGCAGCCTTGGCAAGCTAGGGCAATAATCAATGAGTCCTGTTTGTCGTACCACAACGTGGAATGTCGCAGTTGTGGCGAGATGTGTGAACCCATGGCTATCCAATTCAAATTGGAAATCGGCAAGGTAGCACAACCTCAGATAAACCTTGATGAATGTAGTGGATGTGGCGCTTGTGTTTCGGTTTGCCCCTCTTCATCCATCAATGTGAGCATAAACGAATAA
- a CDS encoding response regulator, with protein MTVCRVMLVDDHPLMRRGINQLLSFEEQFEVVAEASNGTEAVAKAHENELDLILLDLNMKGMSGLDTLKALRADGCEASIVILTVSDSPADIEAIVKAGADGYLLKDTEPDELVELLEKAHLGDKAYSSVVAKYLLQREENTDVFDELTDRERQILQEVARGFRNKQIADRLFISESTVKVHMKSLLKKLKVPSRTAATVLFLERYGELK; from the coding sequence TTGACGGTGTGTAGAGTAATGTTGGTGGACGATCATCCCTTGATGCGTCGTGGTATTAACCAACTATTGAGCTTCGAAGAGCAATTTGAAGTAGTCGCAGAAGCCAGCAATGGCACAGAGGCCGTTGCCAAAGCGCATGAAAACGAACTAGACCTCATCTTGTTGGATCTCAACATGAAAGGCATGTCTGGTTTGGATACCTTAAAAGCATTGCGAGCGGATGGCTGTGAAGCAAGTATCGTTATCTTAACCGTTTCAGATAGCCCCGCTGACATCGAAGCCATCGTAAAAGCCGGTGCGGATGGTTACCTTTTGAAAGATACCGAGCCCGATGAGCTGGTGGAGTTGCTTGAGAAAGCGCATTTGGGCGACAAAGCCTACAGCAGCGTTGTCGCGAAATATCTGCTTCAACGTGAAGAAAATACAGATGTCTTTGATGAGCTGACCGATCGTGAGCGTCAGATCTTACAAGAAGTGGCGCGTGGTTTTCGTAACAAGCAGATCGCAGACCGACTGTTTATCTCTGAATCGACGGTCAAAGTGCACATGAAGAGCTTGTTGAAAAAACTCAAAGTGCCTTCGCGCACTGCGGCGACAGTGCTGTTTCTTGAACGCTATGGTGAACTAAAGTAA
- the narQ gene encoding nitrate/nitrite two-component system sensor histidine kinase NarQ: MLKTVKKSVTRTIAKAMGLILLLSIATTSFAIINLASSLNDAEAVNVAGSMRMQSYRLAHDIQINAQDYSSHIYLFERSIYSPSMKALQNWTVPDDITHDYYRLIMRWHELKEVLQSKDRERYLVLVAGFVSQIDAFVFKLQHFSEQKLIKLAWVGGLGLGGILLVSIFVVHFVRREVVTPLKAMVTASEQIQSRSFDVSLNVTSDNEMGILTRTFNNMAADLGKLYRGLEQAVNEKTHKLQHANQSLQVLYHSSQELTASRISQENFQAILRHIVSIEGIVSAKLEIEEIGERNLVLTEGPKCVGRCNQKALTLDGQHLGYLHWCSGLPCPDQALIDNFVQILSRAVYYNQAQRQAEQLLLMEERATIARELHDSLAQSLSYLKIQVSLLKRSVAKLNDEPQLARTNQVIAELDTGLSSAYTQLRELLTTFRLTIKEGTFGQALQEMVVQLGDQTEAEIHLTNDLSSVELDAHQQVHLLQLIREATINAIKHAKAANIRIECCEEGEWVTVSVSDDGVGFDQCNQKLNHYGMSIMQERAARLNGSLSVSASPQNGCAVVLKYQRIKETRI; the protein is encoded by the coding sequence TTGCTAAAAACGGTGAAAAAGTCGGTAACACGCACGATTGCGAAGGCAATGGGCTTGATCTTGCTGCTATCTATTGCAACAACCAGTTTTGCAATTATCAACCTAGCTTCTAGCTTGAATGATGCAGAGGCGGTTAACGTGGCAGGCTCTATGCGCATGCAAAGTTACCGTTTAGCCCATGATATTCAAATCAATGCACAGGATTATTCCTCTCACATCTATTTGTTTGAGCGTTCGATATATTCGCCGTCCATGAAAGCACTGCAAAATTGGACGGTGCCTGATGATATCACCCACGACTACTATCGTTTGATCATGCGCTGGCACGAATTAAAAGAAGTGCTGCAAAGTAAAGATAGAGAGCGCTATTTGGTTTTGGTCGCTGGCTTTGTTTCACAAATTGACGCTTTTGTTTTTAAGCTGCAACATTTTTCTGAACAGAAACTGATCAAGCTCGCTTGGGTTGGTGGTTTAGGCTTGGGCGGGATTTTATTGGTGAGCATTTTCGTTGTTCACTTTGTGCGTCGTGAAGTGGTTACGCCACTCAAGGCGATGGTCACGGCCAGTGAGCAAATTCAATCGCGCTCGTTTGATGTTTCTCTCAATGTCACCAGTGATAATGAAATGGGTATTCTCACCAGAACCTTCAACAATATGGCGGCTGACCTGGGTAAACTCTACCGAGGGCTGGAACAAGCGGTGAATGAGAAGACGCACAAGCTGCAACACGCCAATCAGTCTCTTCAGGTGCTGTACCATTCTTCTCAAGAGCTGACGGCATCACGCATCAGCCAAGAGAACTTCCAAGCGATTTTGAGACACATTGTGAGTATCGAAGGCATTGTGTCCGCCAAATTAGAGATTGAAGAGATCGGCGAGCGTAACTTGGTGCTCACTGAAGGCCCTAAATGCGTCGGGCGTTGTAATCAAAAAGCGTTAACGCTCGATGGGCAACACTTAGGGTATTTGCATTGGTGCAGCGGTTTGCCATGCCCTGATCAAGCGTTGATCGACAATTTCGTGCAAATCCTATCGCGCGCGGTTTACTACAATCAGGCGCAAAGACAAGCAGAACAGCTGCTTTTGATGGAAGAACGAGCAACGATTGCGCGTGAGTTACATGATTCGTTGGCACAATCTCTTTCTTACCTCAAGATTCAGGTATCATTGCTAAAACGCAGCGTCGCGAAGTTGAACGATGAGCCTCAGTTAGCGCGCACCAATCAAGTGATTGCGGAATTAGATACTGGGCTGTCGTCGGCATACACCCAATTACGTGAACTGCTGACGACTTTCCGACTCACGATTAAAGAAGGCACCTTTGGTCAAGCGCTACAAGAAATGGTGGTGCAACTGGGGGATCAAACGGAAGCGGAGATTCATTTAACCAATGATCTTTCGTCGGTGGAACTGGACGCTCACCAACAAGTGCATTTGTTGCAATTGATTCGTGAAGCCACCATCAACGCCATTAAACACGCCAAAGCCGCCAACATTCGGATCGAATGTTGTGAAGAAGGGGAGTGGGTCACGGTATCCGTGAGTGATGATGGGGTAGGGTTTGATCAGTGTAACCAGAAATTGAATCACTACGGCATGTCCATCATGCAAGAGCGAGCGGCGCGTTTGAACGGATCGTTATCGGTCTCCGCATCGCCACAGAATGGTTGTGCTGTAGTGTTAAAATATCAACGTATTAAGGAAACACGAATTTGA
- a CDS encoding bifunctional ADP-dependent NAD(P)H-hydrate dehydratase/NAD(P)H-hydrate epimerase, with product MTAMDLRNALYTAKQVREGEVGAAANAGVTLYELMERAGRATFAVILNYYPAVSRLCVVCGKGNNGGDGYVVARLALQQGLHVVLIQSGDAESLSGDAKQAQQAWRDAGGEISDTTSLNGALSDCDLVVDALLGTGLAGAVREEMAKVIDMVNLAGKPIVSVDIPSGLCADTGQALPDAIHADHTVTFIGTKQGLVTGKARAFCGLIHFADLGVGAEFSKLVPSFKMTIERDEIAQWRLTRDRCAHKGDHGRVVLLGGNRGMSGAISLAATACARSGAGLMAALTHPESALPLQIHCPEVMTLGYNEDKKELEKKLDWADVLVVGPGLGTDEWAKKRWNDIANYQGPMVLDADGLNWLARYPNHNDQRIITPHPGEAARLLGCSVNEVEADRFAAILVLQSQYGGVVVLKGAGTLICDGTQTFVCNAGNPGMATGGMGDVLSGVIGALLAQKLPLLRAASLGVLLHSCAADICAEQDGEIGLLASDLFDKIRQLLNAD from the coding sequence GTGACTGCCATGGATTTACGCAACGCACTGTATACCGCAAAGCAAGTAAGAGAAGGGGAAGTGGGCGCTGCCGCCAACGCGGGCGTGACACTCTATGAGCTGATGGAAAGGGCAGGGCGCGCCACATTTGCTGTGATTCTTAACTATTATCCAGCGGTATCACGCTTATGTGTGGTGTGTGGCAAGGGAAATAATGGCGGTGATGGCTATGTGGTTGCTCGGTTAGCTCTGCAGCAAGGTTTGCATGTGGTGCTGATTCAAAGTGGTGATGCAGAGAGTTTAAGCGGAGATGCCAAACAAGCACAGCAAGCGTGGCGAGATGCTGGAGGAGAGATATCTGACACCACCAGCCTCAACGGGGCACTTTCAGACTGCGATTTGGTGGTGGATGCTCTGCTGGGTACAGGCCTAGCAGGCGCTGTTCGTGAAGAGATGGCCAAGGTCATAGACATGGTCAACCTCGCGGGAAAACCGATTGTGTCAGTGGATATTCCGTCCGGGCTTTGTGCTGATACTGGCCAAGCGCTTCCTGACGCGATTCATGCCGATCACACCGTCACCTTCATTGGCACCAAACAAGGGCTCGTCACGGGAAAAGCGAGAGCCTTTTGCGGATTGATACATTTTGCTGATCTTGGCGTTGGTGCTGAATTTTCCAAATTAGTCCCGAGTTTCAAGATGACGATTGAGCGTGATGAGATTGCTCAATGGCGACTTACCAGAGACCGCTGCGCTCATAAAGGTGATCATGGACGTGTTGTGTTGCTCGGGGGCAACCGCGGCATGTCTGGGGCAATCTCATTAGCGGCAACGGCTTGCGCGCGCAGTGGCGCAGGTTTGATGGCCGCGCTGACGCATCCAGAATCCGCATTGCCGCTGCAAATCCATTGCCCTGAAGTGATGACGCTGGGCTATAACGAAGACAAGAAAGAGCTCGAAAAGAAACTCGATTGGGCCGATGTACTCGTGGTGGGGCCGGGTTTAGGGACCGATGAATGGGCAAAAAAACGTTGGAACGACATTGCCAATTACCAAGGGCCAATGGTGTTAGATGCCGATGGTTTGAACTGGCTTGCGCGCTACCCAAACCACAATGATCAGCGCATTATTACCCCGCATCCGGGAGAAGCCGCAAGGTTGCTTGGCTGTAGCGTCAATGAAGTCGAAGCCGATCGATTTGCCGCGATTTTAGTGCTGCAAAGCCAATACGGAGGCGTGGTAGTCCTTAAGGGGGCAGGAACCCTGATTTGCGATGGTACACAGACTTTCGTGTGTAATGCTGGCAACCCTGGAATGGCTACTGGGGGAATGGGCGATGTGCTTTCCGGTGTGATCGGTGCGTTATTAGCCCAGAAGCTGCCATTATTGAGAGCCGCATCGCTAGGCGTGCTTTTACACAGTTGTGCCGCGGATATTTGCGCGGAGCAAGATGGGGAGATAGGTTTACTGGCTTCCGACTTGTTCGACAAAATCCGTCAGTTGCTGAACGCTGATTGA
- a CDS encoding outer membrane beta-barrel protein: MKKLSLITLAFVTTLPAAAYAKGEMGSMYTNVGATMVSNGNEEELAYFFQVGYNHRITDFLSADVSYKKVETVNSSVAANSKDFVQTYNAYGVGLRVDQHLGALSIYGKAGASYIESELTKWDTVTSAEKTTTDDSFKPYASAGVSLASPFDQRLTLDAAVTYQMLPNDEHATSVSAGVKFSF; encoded by the coding sequence ATGAAAAAACTCTCTTTAATCACTCTTGCATTCGTGACTACGCTTCCTGCTGCGGCATACGCAAAAGGGGAAATGGGCTCCATGTACACCAACGTGGGAGCAACAATGGTAAGCAATGGCAACGAAGAAGAACTCGCTTACTTTTTCCAAGTCGGCTACAACCACCGCATTACCGATTTTCTTTCCGCTGACGTGAGTTATAAAAAGGTAGAAACGGTAAACAGCAGTGTGGCGGCCAACTCGAAAGATTTTGTACAAACCTATAACGCGTATGGTGTGGGCTTGAGGGTCGATCAACACCTTGGCGCGCTCAGTATCTACGGAAAAGCTGGGGCAAGTTACATTGAATCGGAGTTGACGAAGTGGGACACGGTGACGTCTGCGGAAAAAACCACCACGGATGACAGCTTTAAACCTTATGCAAGTGCAGGGGTGAGCTTAGCCTCTCCGTTTGATCAACGCTTAACGCTAGATGCCGCTGTCACTTATCAGATGCTGCCGAATGATGAGCACGCCACCTCAGTGAGTGCTGGCGTGAAGTTCTCGTTCTAA
- a CDS encoding PAS domain-containing protein, translating to MLNLPAEFEQFHWMVDMVQNVDMGLIVLDTDYNVQVWNGFMTHHSGKQAHDAIGKSIFELFPEIPQEWFKLKTKPVYNLGCRSFITWRQRPYLFRCRNVRPVTQQAEFMYQNVTLNPMRTPTGQVKSLFLSIQDATAEAIMAQQHQ from the coding sequence ATGCTTAATCTTCCTGCAGAATTTGAACAGTTCCACTGGATGGTGGACATGGTACAAAACGTCGACATGGGGTTAATCGTGTTGGATACCGATTACAATGTGCAAGTGTGGAATGGATTTATGACGCACCACAGTGGCAAACAAGCGCACGACGCCATTGGCAAATCGATCTTTGAACTCTTTCCAGAGATCCCCCAAGAGTGGTTCAAATTAAAAACCAAGCCAGTGTACAACTTGGGTTGTCGTAGCTTTATCACCTGGCGTCAGCGCCCGTATCTGTTTCGCTGCCGCAACGTTCGCCCAGTGACACAGCAAGCGGAGTTCATGTATCAAAACGTGACTCTTAACCCGATGCGCACACCAACAGGGCAAGTGAAATCACTGTTTCTCTCCATACAAGATGCCACCGCAGAAGCGATCATGGCGCAGCAACATCAATAG
- a CDS encoding response regulator — protein MSFPVLICDDSALARKQMARSLPASLNADITFAVHGLNALEELSQKQFKLMFLDLTMPELDGFGTLEEMRKRGDNTPVIVVSGDIQPKAKERVFALGAKAFIQKPIGQDELKATLRELVEPASVPQVVTPRTIELPILRRRDIYMEVANVSIGRAADALARHFDVFVNLPLPNVNIFELSELHMALRDLAESDNVSGVCQGFSGEGIAGEALVLLSDSSVADLKKLMKVPADSEELEELELLMDVSNILVGSFLNGLGQQAEVRFFQSSPVLLGQHISIDSVIENTTGSFTKTMTFEVSYTIENTSIRCDLLFMFVDESLPLLDNKLAYLMEDF, from the coding sequence ATGTCTTTTCCTGTACTCATCTGTGATGACTCAGCGCTTGCTCGAAAGCAAATGGCTCGCTCACTACCTGCTTCTTTGAATGCGGATATTACATTCGCAGTGCATGGTCTTAACGCGTTAGAAGAACTGAGCCAAAAACAATTTAAATTAATGTTCCTTGATCTCACCATGCCGGAGTTGGACGGTTTTGGAACATTAGAAGAAATGCGAAAACGTGGCGACAATACGCCCGTTATCGTTGTCTCCGGCGATATTCAACCCAAAGCGAAAGAACGCGTTTTCGCGCTGGGAGCCAAGGCATTTATTCAAAAGCCGATTGGCCAAGATGAACTGAAAGCCACACTCAGAGAATTAGTTGAGCCAGCTTCGGTTCCTCAAGTTGTGACGCCTAGAACCATCGAATTGCCAATTTTGCGCCGCCGTGACATCTACATGGAAGTGGCGAACGTTTCCATTGGTCGCGCTGCAGATGCGTTGGCAAGGCATTTTGATGTGTTTGTAAACTTGCCGCTACCGAACGTGAATATCTTTGAGCTCAGCGAGCTGCACATGGCACTGCGCGATTTGGCGGAAAGTGACAACGTTTCCGGCGTATGCCAAGGTTTCAGTGGCGAAGGGATTGCGGGAGAGGCACTCGTCTTGCTCAGCGATTCCAGTGTTGCCGACCTGAAAAAACTGATGAAAGTACCGGCAGACAGCGAAGAACTGGAAGAGCTCGAGCTTCTTATGGACGTTTCCAATATCTTAGTTGGGTCTTTCCTCAATGGCTTAGGGCAGCAAGCGGAAGTGCGTTTTTTCCAAAGCTCTCCTGTCTTGCTAGGTCAGCACATTTCAATTGATTCTGTGATTGAAAATACTACCGGTTCGTTTACCAAAACCATGACGTTTGAAGTGAGTTATACCATTGAAAATACGTCGATTCGTTGTGACTTACTGTTTATGTTTGTTGATGAGTCACTGCCGTTGTTAGACAACAAACTCGCCTATCTGATGGAGGACTTCTAA
- a CDS encoding GMP reductase, translating into MRIEQELKLGFKDVLFRPKRSTLKSRSQVNLTREFTFKHSGRQWSGVPVIAANMDSVGSFDMAKALSQHGVMTAIHKHYTVQDWADFVKDADSETLNKVMVSTGTSEADFQKTKDVMALSDELIFICIDIANGYSEHLVQYVQQVRAAFPDKVISAGNVVTGDMVEELILAGADIVKVGIGPGSVCTTRVKTGVGYPQLSAIIECADAAHGLGGRIIGDGGCACAGDVAKAFGGGADFVMLGGMLAGHEESGGEIVLKDGESYMKFYGMSSKSAMDKHSGGVAGYRAAEGKTVLLPYRGSVHGTIQDILGGVRSTCTYVGAAELRELTKRTTFIRVLEQENNVFGKE; encoded by the coding sequence ATGCGTATCGAACAAGAACTTAAGTTAGGTTTTAAAGATGTCCTGTTTCGCCCGAAACGTTCTACCCTGAAAAGCCGTTCTCAAGTAAATTTAACCCGCGAGTTTACATTCAAACATAGTGGTCGTCAATGGTCTGGCGTGCCTGTCATTGCCGCCAATATGGACTCTGTGGGCAGCTTCGACATGGCGAAAGCTCTTTCTCAGCATGGTGTAATGACCGCCATCCACAAACACTATACCGTTCAAGATTGGGCCGATTTCGTCAAAGATGCTGACAGCGAAACCTTGAACAAAGTAATGGTTTCAACCGGCACGTCGGAAGCTGACTTCCAGAAAACCAAAGATGTCATGGCGCTTTCCGATGAGCTGATTTTCATCTGTATCGATATCGCCAACGGCTATTCAGAGCACCTAGTGCAATACGTTCAGCAAGTTCGCGCCGCGTTCCCAGACAAAGTGATCTCAGCAGGTAACGTCGTCACTGGCGATATGGTAGAAGAGCTGATCCTTGCTGGCGCAGACATCGTTAAAGTGGGCATTGGCCCTGGCTCTGTGTGTACTACTCGCGTGAAAACAGGCGTTGGTTACCCTCAGCTTTCTGCCATCATCGAGTGTGCCGATGCCGCGCACGGTCTTGGTGGCCGTATTATCGGTGACGGTGGCTGTGCGTGTGCAGGCGATGTAGCGAAAGCCTTCGGCGGTGGTGCAGATTTCGTGATGCTAGGCGGCATGCTCGCTGGCCATGAAGAATCAGGCGGTGAAATCGTTCTAAAAGACGGCGAGAGCTACATGAAGTTCTACGGCATGTCTTCAAAGAGCGCGATGGACAAGCACTCTGGCGGCGTTGCAGGCTACCGCGCAGCGGAAGGAAAAACCGTACTATTGCCTTACCGTGGCAGTGTTCACGGCACGATTCAAGACATCCTTGGCGGTGTGCGCTCAACCTGTACCTACGTAGGCGCAGCGGAGCTTCGCGAGCTTACCAAACGCACCACATTCATCCGCGTTCTCGAGCAAGAGAACAATGTATTTGGTAAAGAGTAA